One Glycine max cultivar Williams 82 chromosome 6, Glycine_max_v4.0, whole genome shotgun sequence DNA segment encodes these proteins:
- the LOC100809565 gene encoding protein WHAT'S THIS FACTOR 1 homolog, chloroplastic — MAWRFFSFLSKTLNLNPSSSSAPFSTSFLVTKTPKIFKKKLKPKPSPRTTPVRTEPNRIPHFERILHRDALLRFVTRSKQFLSAQPEHVLRLDDAGKLHRELGFPRGRKVSRFIQRHPLLFQTYRHTDAKTWLGFTDLMDDLLAEERSLMDTLELNRVEKVRKLLMMSSRNRIPLSKIHHCRTLFGIPDDFRDRVSKYPNFFRIVVENDGRRVLELVNWDPLLAVSALEKEFVVDEDSAKRKFRFPVKYGKDLDLELDDSRKLNLLNALPLVSPYSDGSKIDGWTLEAEKYRVGVIHEFLSLTLEKRASIHHLVEFKEEFSLTKHTYQMLRKQPQVFYLAGTEMNWGVFLKDAYDGNGDLIEKDPQAVFNEKLYKYAQVDQMEPGCDDDGVEVQHLT; from the coding sequence ATGGCTTGGCgcttcttctccttcctctCTAAAACCCTAAACCTTAACCCCTCTTCCTCCTCAGCCCCATTCTCCACCTCCTTCCTTGTCACCAAAACCCCCAAAATATTCAAGAAAAAACTCAAACCCAAGCCCAGCCCGCGCACCACCCCGGTCCGAACCGAACCGAACCGCATCCCCCACTTCGAGCGCATTCTCCACCGCGACGCCCTCCTCCGCTTCGTGACCCGCTCTAAGCAGTTCCTCTCCGCCCAGCCGGAGCACGTCCTGCGCCTCGACGACGCCGGCAAGCTCCACCGCGAGCTCGGCTTCCCGCGCGGCCGCAAGGTCTCCCGCTTCATCCAGCGCCACCCCCTCCTCTTCCAGACCTACCGCCACACCGACGCCAAAACATGGCTAGGGTTCACCGACCTTATGGACGACCTCCTCGCAGAGGAACGCTCCCTCATGGACACTTTAGAACTCAACCGAGTCGAGAAGGTTCGGAAGCTGCTCATGATGTCATCGCGCAACCGCATCCCCCTCAGCAAGATCCACCACTGCAGAACCCTATTCGGCATCCCCGACGATTTCCGCGATAGGGTTTCCAAATACCCTAATTTTTTCAGAATCGTGGTCGAAAACGACGGGAGGAGGGTGCTCGAGTTGGTGAACTGGGACCCACTCTTGGCAGTGAGTGCCTTGGAGAAAGAGTTCGTTGTTGACGAGGATTCCGCGAAGAGGAAGTTTAGGTTTCCGGTGAAGTATGGGAAGGATTTGGATTTAGAATTGGATGATAGTAGGAAGCTTAATTTGCTCAACGCGCTTCCTTTGGTGTCTCCGTATTCGGATGGGAGTAAGATTGATGGGTGGACGTTGGAGGCGGAGAAGTATAGAGTTGGGGTGATTCATGAGTTCTTGAGCTTGACGTTGGAGAAGAGGGCGTCGATTCATCACCTTGTGGAATTTAAGGAGGAGTTTAGTTTGACTAAGCATACTTATCAGATGCTGCGGAAGCAGCCGCAAGTGTTTTACTTGGCTGGAACTGAGATGAATTGGGGTGTCTTCTTGAAGGATGCTTATGATGGGAATGGAGATTTGATTGAGAAGGACCCCCAGGCTGTGTTTAATGAGAAGCTTTATAAGTATGCTCAGGTGGATCAGATGGAACCCGGGTGTGATGATGATGGGGTGGAAGTGCAGCATTTGACTTGA
- the LOC100810094 gene encoding uncharacterized protein, with protein MVLCRCLSFLTGKREKNKGTEQSSTGDLNTQLGEVLHPKISSESRDLKPATVDVTVPSGVQKNSRGNVRVMSLESPVKTEVEEAYEGEDEHEESPSIKRELSDFDLQVHEAAVIQGRYHPSSEEIKCPSLYEHQANIQLEDRDHKYSKKSDDIIQSGHVSDPGIGKADFCASPKLKRSCSDLERRDVLRKTSHLFPSSKSQSFENLQGLSAYQMVNLESPRSVMTHGSADRVMLKKHSSSQVLPSRSKRLWWKLFLWSHRNIHRMQLGKLKTIHPASAALKSQCGYSSDTLEAKHGKALRHVELPSPSSSYGEYFHNSCDDGNIDKQRWSRFQKENFGFWPQNQWVAFSTESSSFSRVDEWVKDLEIQQPPPEDDFDDDNIGTIAFPPSPDAIPQFIASSSTAQSVRHPDANLSKEILNANSVVQSLNPASTAAHISGIGIKAIPSISHFSTLRSVNLSSNLIVHITPGFLPKGLHTLNLSRNKISTIEGLRELTRLRVLDLSYNRISRIGQGLSNCTLIKELYLAGNKISDVEGLHRLLKLTVLDLSFNKISTTKALGQLVANYNSLQALNLLGNPIQSNISDDQLRKVVCGLLPKLVYLNKQSIKPQRGREILTDSVAKAALGNSSRNSYRRALKKGGGQGGSSSSSVHRSSASVSQKSRNRSRSRTKHH; from the exons ATGGTCTTGTGTAGGTGTCTCTCTTTTTTGActggaaagagagagaaaaacaag GGTACTGAACAGTCTTCCACAGGGGACCTTAATACCCAACTTGGTGAAGTACTACACCCAAAGATTTCATCAGAGAGTCGTGATTTGAAGCCGGCCACCGTTGATGTTACAGTACCCAGTGGTGTGCAGAAGAATTCAAGGGGCAATGTGAGGGTTATGAGTCTCGAGAGTCCTGTGAAGACTGAAGTGGAGGAAGCTTATGAAGGGGAAGATGAGCATGAGGAGTCTCCTTCCATCAAGAGGGAGCTCTCTGATTTTGATCTCCAAGTCCACGAAGCTGCTGTGATCCAAGGAAGATATCATCCATCAAGTGAAGAGATAAAATGCCCCAGTTTATATGAACACCAAGCTAACATTCAATTAGAAGACAGAGACCATAAATACAGCAAAAAGAGTGATGATATAATCCAAAGTGGACATGTTAGTGATCCTGGGATTGGCAAGGCTGACTTTTGCGCTTCTCCTAAGCTCAAGCGTTCCTGCTCTGACCTGGAAAGAAGGGATGTACTAAGGAAGACTTCTCATCTCTTTCCGTCTTCAAAGTCACAGTCTTTTGAGAATTTGCAGGGGTTATCAGCATATCAGATGGTTAATCTAGAAAGCCCCAGGTCAGTGATGACTCACGGCAGTGCTGATAGAGTGATGTTGAAAAAGCATTCCTCAAGTCAAGTTCTCCCTTCTAGAAGTAAAAGATTGTGGTGGAAGTTGTTCCTCTGGAGCCACAGGAATATACATAGAATGCAGTTAGGCAAACTGAAAACAATACATCCTGCAAGTGCTGCTTTAAAGAGTCAATGTGGGTACTCTTCAGACACTCTTGAAGCAAAACATGGCAAGGCATTGAGACATGTGGAATTGCCCTCACCCAGCTCATCTTATGGGGAATACTTTCACAACAGCTGCGATGATGGAAATATTGATAAGCAAAGGTGGAGCAGATTTCAAAAAGAGAATTTTGGTTTTTGGCCACAAAACCAATGGGTGGCTTTCTCAACAGAATCATCCTCCTTTAGCAGAGTGGATGAGTGGGTGAAAGATCTCGAAATTCAGCAGCCACCTCCTGaggatgattttgatgatgacaatattgGAACCATTGCCTTCCCACCTTCTCCTGATGCTATCCCACAATTCATAGCATCCTCAAGCACAGCTCAGTCTGTTCGACATCCAGATGCCAATCTTTCAAAAGAGATATTGAATGCCAATAGTGTGGTTCAGTCCCTGAACCCAGCCTCAACTGCAGCTCATATATCAGGCATTGGTATAAAAGCCATCCCGTCTATTTCACACTTCTCCACTCTCCGCTCTGTCAATTTGTCAAGCAATCTCATAG TTCACATCACACCTGGATTTCTCCCAAAGGGTCTTCATACTCTGAATCTGTCAAGAAACAAAATCAGCACCATTGAGGGCCTCAGAGAATTAACCCGGCTGCGGGTACTTGACTTAAGTTATAATCGCATTTCAAGAATTGGACAAG GGTTATCAAATTGTACCCTCATCAAAGAGCTATATCTCGCGGGAAACAAGATAAGTGATGTTGAGGGGCTACACAGGTTATTAAAGCTAACAGTTCTGGACTTGAGCTTTAACAAGATTTCAACAACAAAAGCATTGGGCCAGCTGGTGGCTAACTACAACTCACTTCAGGCCCTGAATCTGCTTGGAAATCCAATTCAAAGCAACATCAGTGATGACCAGCTGCGCAAAGTAGTTTGTGGTCTTCTTCCAAAGCTTGTGTACCTGAACAAGCAATCTATCAAGCCTCAAAGGGGACGAGAAATACTCACTGATAGTGTTGCCAAAGCTGCACTTGGGAACAGCAGCCGGAACTCCTACAGAAGAGCACTAAAGAAAGGTGGTGGCCAAGGAGGGTCAAGTTCCTCCAGTGTGCATAGAAGCAGTGCTAGTGTTTCCCAGAAAAGCAGGAACAGGTCAAGGAGCCGAACTAAACATCATTAG
- the LOC100796765 gene encoding 5'-adenylylsulfate reductase-like 4-like precursor — translation MRIWGSEIVFAILLCGTLSCTAQAHHITASTCPARSILDFVLGFSDFTCQLPNSLGSIAVTEGDEVSLQKVLNMVHKNNHEHVAVLFYASLCPFSQVSRPVFSILSALYPSILHLAIEESSVWPSTLSKYGVHSFPTLYILNSTMRVRYHGSRTLGSLIGFYNDVTGIRIDSLDELSLEEIGRSSADKSHGNSESESSPFSQARSPENLLYQETYLALATTFVILRLLYLFFPNLLICIQYAWRRVIQNIRLGSLLEHPLIYLKRLTQSFNRLKEPYKRSNLQEGAMNARAWASKSLATVSIGEESSSSRGTHQ, via the exons ATGAGGATTTGGGGATCGGAGATCGTGTTCGCCATATTGCTCTGTGGGACCCTTTCATGCACCGCTCAAGCTCATCACATCACTGCCAGCACCTGCCCGGCTCGCTCCATCCTCGATTTCGTGTTAGGGTTTTCAGATTTCACATGCCAACTTCCCAATTCTCTTGGATCCATTGCCGTCACCGAG GGAGATGAGGTTTCTTTGCAGAAGGTTCTGAATATGGTTCACAAGAACAATCATGAGCACGTGGCTGTGCTCTTCTATGCGTCCTTGTGTCCTTTCTCACAGGTGTCTAGACCGGTTTTCTCCATCCTCTCTGCCCTGTACCCTTCCATTCTTCATCTTGCCATTGAAGAATCATCAGTTTGGCCGAG CACACTGTCCAAATATGGTGTCCATAGTTTCCCTACACTGTACATCTTGAATTCTACCATGCGGGTTCGGTATCATGGGTCTCGGACGCTTGGCTCGCTCATTGGTTTCTACAATGATGTTACTG GGATTAGGATTgattcacttgatgaactatcACTTGAGGAAATTGGCCGTTCATCTGCTGATAAGAGTCATGGTAACAGTGAGTCAGAAAGTTCTCCATTTTCACAGGCTAGATCTCCAGAAAATTTACTATATCAGGAGACTTATTTGGCTCTGGCCACTACATTTGTGATTTTGAGATTACTATACTTGTTTTTTCCTAATCTTCTTATATGTATTCAATATGCTTGGAGAAGGGTCATCCAAAATATTAGATTAGGGAGCTTGCTGGAACACCCTTTGATTTATTTGAAGCGGCTAACACAGTCATTTAACCGTTTGAAAGAGCCATACAAGAGAAGTAATCTGCAGGAAGGAGCAATGAATGCTAGAGCATGGGCTTCCAAGTCCCTTGCCACCGTTTCAATTGGAGAGGAAAGCAGCAGCAGCCGTGGGACGCATCAGTGA
- the LOC102665295 gene encoding uncharacterized protein produces the protein MATPEPEPSSDHRIGSLPLVDLRLLSQPELYTLSLSGATHRHRRNSDDDSVIPKIDRSNFNESAGSRKQTYSKLRLNKRKQNPAVPASSSFHIPLHISEPEEEENSRIIALLHQLFGVEPLRNNAPRNNDAPERRLVPVHVEFKQPPPISVALFQNVPIDVVPDGSQRKRKRGRPRKDENSVTVFVEEPTKVTKEENSLTVFVEEPKKVTNEEKSVKVNGNGEGNAAVATATVNESVGLDEDLFEVELKRRAQGLETESQVMEFLETLNGEWASQRKKRRIVPATELGDMLPAGWKIVIIVMRRAGRASAVCRRYVSPDGHQFESCKEASAYLLSVSGVQDRSHLKSSYTDGAQQLSSSMNRASESSVGHVPTGDMKTVANASYLSSAGAPIDSSHEKQPLVSSSIGSENFISDLALGCKLGDATGGAFRDFDHQTEDKQLSKADKNDENSVQECSLVEDRACNENSEKLVGVVESSDAACNLYIPLVFSTPFSNNNSDNGQLSDEINASTCMKGGVSNFASHDRNTGCHETVSCGNVRAHVDNNGLGLSVKLVEENIQKPSFESSMLAPNSEGKILAGKNLEDTNHISSLEDTEIRDGKAVKDDKQQIICSRDQTEIKDVSTDVKLQSSSEGCSLVSSHNELNTSKNNMDKTQTSELKDSAEENIFDSDLFSSSIDERTHVHSGYISNVSFSSCTHASEYGGFDFASDLKLAKDVSDNHILSNEEAVTRCLQERSSLNDQNSMMDNMLHRSSESNLFALTGNQHSCAFHDNVNISDGTFDALKAVDAGCMEPQLGIVSCSNIAVDAYTTASIMQGKPQGCVSVPLGGNILNFEKPSDDGVNKANKSCLPETAQNEVEIFQTESMGLPKFR, from the exons ATGGCGACGCCGGAACCGGAACCCTCCTCCGACCACCGCATCGGCTCTCTTCCCCTCGTCGACCTCCGCCTCCTCTCTCAACCCGAACTCTACACCCTCTCCCTCTCCGGCGCCACTCACCGCCACCGCCGTAACAGCGACGATGACTCCGTGATTCCCAAAATCGACCGTTCCAATTTCAACGAATCCGCCGGCAGCCGCAAACAGACCTACTCCAAACTCCGCCTCAACAAGCGCAAACAAAATCCCGCGGTTCccgcctcctcctccttccaCATTCCCCTCCACATTTCGGAGCCTGAGGAGGAAGAAAACTCCCGAATTATCGCTCTGCTGCACCAACTCTTCGGCGTCGAGCCTCTCCGCAACAACGCGCCGCGCAACAACGATGCGCCTGAACGCCGCCTCGTTCCCGTCCATGTCGAGTTCAAACAGCCGCCTCCGATATCCGTGGCGTTGTTCCAGAACGTTCCGATTGACGTTGTCCCGGACGGCAGTCAGAGGAAGCGGAAGCGCGGGCGGCCGCGGAAGGACGAGAATTCGGTGACGGTTTTTGTTGAGGAACCGACGAAGGTTACCAAGGAGGAGAATTCTCTGACGGTTTTCGTTGAGGAACCGAAGAAGGTTACCAATGAGGAGAAATCTGTGAAGGTTAACGGTAACGGCGAGGGGAACGCGGCGGTGGCGACGGCGACTGTTAACGAGAGTGTTGGTTTGGATGAGGATCTGTTTGAGGTGGAGTTAAAGAGGAGGGCGCAAGGGTTGGAGACGGAGTCGCAAGTGATGGAATTTTTGGAGACTTTGAATGGAGAATGGGCGAGTCAGAGAAAGAAGAGGAGGATTGTGCCGGCCACTGAACTTGGTGACATGTTGCCTGCGGGATGGAAGATCGTGATTATTGTTATGAGGAGGGCAGGGCGTGCTTCCGCTGTTTGTCGCCGTTACGTAAG TCCTGATGGACACCAGTTTGAATCGTGCAAAGAAGCTTCTGCATACTTGCTTTCTGTTTCTGGTGTTCAGGATAGAAGCCATTTAAAATCTAGTTATACTGATGGTGCTCAGCAATTGTCCAGTAGTATGAACAGGGCATCTGAAAGT AGTGTTGGACATGTCCCCACTGGAGACATGAAGACTGTTGCCAATGCTAGTTATTTGTCTTCAGCTGGTGCACCTATAGACTCTAGTCATGAGAAGCAGCCCCTCGTATCATCATCAATTGGGAGTGAAAATTTCATTAGTGATCTGGCTTTGGGATGTAAATTAGGAGATGCTACTGGTGGAGCCTTTAGAGACTTTGACCATCAAACTGAAGATAAACAACTATCGAAGGCTGATAAGAATGATGAAAATTCAGTTCAGGAATGTTCTCTTGTGGAGGATAGAGCTTGTAATGAAAACAGTGAGAAGTTGGTTGGTGTTGTTGAGTCTAGTGATGCTGCATGTAATCTTTATATTCCTTTGGTTTTCTCAACTCCTTTCTCCAATAATAATAGTGACAATGGTCAACTTTCAGATGAAATAAATGCTTCCACATGCATGAAAGGTGGCGTTAGCAATTTTGCTAGTCACGATAGAAATACTGGATGCCATGAAACTGTTTCTTGTGGAAATGTGCGAGCACATGTTGACAACAATGGACTTGGGCTTTCTGTGAAATTAGTGGAAGAGAACATTCAGAAACCAAGTTTTGAAAGCAGCATGCTGGCTCCAAATTCCGAGGGGAAAATACTTGCTGGTAAAAATTTAGAGGATACAAATCATATCAGTTCATTGGAGGATACGGAGATTAGAGATGGAAAGGCCGTTAAGGATGACAAACAACAAATTATTTGTAGCAGAGACCAGACTGAAATTAAAGATGTTTCTACTGATGTTAAACTGCAGAGTAGTTCTGAGGGTTGTTCACTTGTCTCATCTCATAATGAACTTAATACATCTAAAAATAATATGGACAAGACACAGACTTCCGAGCTGAAGGACTCTGCtgaggaaaatatttttgatagTGATTTATTTAGCTCATCTATTGATGAAAGAACACATGTTCACAGTGGCTACATTAGTAATGTTTCTTTTAGCTCTTGCACACATGCATCCGAGTATGGTGGATTTGATTTTGCTTCTGATCTTAAACTAGCTAAGGATGTTAGTGATAATCATATTCTTTCAAACGAGGAAGCTGTGACAAGGTGTTTACAGGAAAGGAGTTCCTTGAATGACCAAAATAGCATGATGGACAATATGTTGCACAGAAGTTCTGAAAGTAACTTATTTGCTCTAACTGGTAATCAGCACTCTTGTGCTTTTCATGATAATGTAAATATCTCTGATGGAACCTTTGATGCACTCAAAGCTGTTGATGCTGGTTGCATGGAGCCTCAGTTGGGCATTGTTTCTTGCAGCAATATTGCTGTAGATGCATATACTACTGCAAGCATTATGCAGGGAAAACCACAAGGATGTGTATCTGTTCCTCTTGGTGGAAATATATTAAACTTTGAGAAGCCAAGTGATGATGGTGTTAATAAAGCAAATAAATCCTGCTTACCAGAGACAGCTCAGAATGAAGTTGAAATATTCCAAACTGAATCTATGGGTCTGCCCAAATTTCGGTAG
- the LOC100810620 gene encoding 5'-adenylylsulfate reductase-like 4, translating into MRMRIWVLEIVFAIFLCGTLSCTAQPHHNRVSLSTTTSICPAGSLLDFVLGFPDSTCPLLNSLGSIAVIEGDEVSLQKALNMVHKNNHEYVAVLFYASWCPFSRVFKPIFSVLSSLHPSIPHFAIEESSVRPSILSKYGVHGFPTLFILNSTMRVRYHGSRTLGSLIGFYNDVTGIMIDSLDQLSLEKISRSSADESHGSTEPESCPFSWARSPENLLRQETYLALATTFVVFRLLYLFFPTLLICIRYAWRRVIQSIRIWCLLEHPLIYLKRLTQSFNCLKVPCKRRNLQEGAMNARAWASKSLATVSIGEESSSRGMHQ; encoded by the exons ATGAGGATGAGGATTTGGGTATTGGAGATCGTGTTCGCCATATTTCTCTGTGGGACCCTCTCATGCACCGCCCAACCTCATCATAATAGGGTTTCTCTCTCAACCACCACAAGTATCTGTCCCGCCGGCTCCCTTCTCGATTTCGTCTTAGGGTTTCCAGATTCCACTTGTCCCCTTCTCAATTCTCTTGGATCCATTGCCGTCATCGAG GGAGATGAAGTTTCTTTGCAGAAGGCTCTGAATATGGTTCACAAGAATAATCATGAGTATGTGGCTGTGCTCTTCTATGCATCCTGGTGTCCTTTCTCGCGGGTGTTTAAACCGATTTTCTCTGTTCTCTCTTCGCTGCATCCTTCCATTCCTCATTTTGCCATTGAGGAGTCATCCGTTAGGCCCAG CATATTATCCAAATATGGTGTCCATGGTTTCCCTACGCTGTTCATTTTGAATTCTACCATGCGGGTTCGGTATCATGGGTCCCGGACGCTTGGCTCACTCATTGGTTTCTACAATGATGTTACTG GGATTATGATTGATTCACTTGATCAACTATCACTTGAGAAAATTAGTCGTTCATCGGCTGATGAGAGTCATGGTAGCACCGAGCCAGAAAGTTGTCCATTTTCATGGGCTAGATCTCCAGAAAATTTACTACGACAGGAAACTTATTTGGCTCTGGCCACTACATTTGTGGTTTTCAGATTACTATACTTGTTTTTCCCTACACTGCTTATATGTATTCGATATGCTTGGAGAAGGGTCATCCAAAGTATTAGAATATGGTGCTTGCTTGAACATCCTTTGATTTATTTGAAGCGCCTAACACAGTCATTTAACTGTTTGAAAGTGCCGTGCAAGAGACGTAATCTGCAGGAAGGAGCAATGAATGCTAGAGCATGGGCTTCCAAGTCCCTTGCCACCGTTTCAATTGGAGAGGAAAGCAGCAGCCGTGGGATGCATCAGTGA
- the LOC100797292 gene encoding probable protein phosphatase 2C 10 isoform X2 — translation MDKLCCFKASYSQLVAARSSSSTGKGKNHEGSIKYGFSLVKGKANHPMEDYHVAKFAQIKDNELGLFAIYDGHLGDRVPAYLQKHLFTNILREEEFWEDPTLSISKAYESTDQEILSHSSDLGRGGSTAVTAILINGRRLWIANVGDSRAVLSRKGQAVQMTTDHEPNKERGSIETRGGFVSNLPGDVPRVNGQLAVSRAFGDRSLKSHLRSDPDVQYTDIDVDTEILILASDGLWKVMTNQEAVDIARRTRDPQKAAKQLTAEALKRDSKDDISCVVVKFR, via the exons atgGACAAGTTGTGCTGTTTTAAGGCTTCATACTCTCAG CTTGTAGCAGCACGTTCTTCCTCCAGCACTGGTAAGGGGAAAAATCATGAAGGCTCAATAAAGTATGGTTTCAGCCTTGTAAAAGGGAAAGCTAATCACCCAATGGAGGATTATCATGTTGCTAAGTTTGCACAGATAAAGGATAATGAATTGGGTTTATTTGCTATTTATGATGGTCACTTGGGTGACCGTGTGCCTGCCTACTTACAGAAACATTTGTTTACCAACATTTTGAGGGAG GAGGAATTTTGGGAGGACCCCACTCTTTCTATCTCAAAAGCATATGAGAGTACAGATCAGGAAATTCTATCACACAGTTCTGATCTTGGGCGTGGTGGATCAACGGCTGTAACTGCTATATTGATTAACGGACGAAGGTTATGGATAGCTAATGTTGGAGACTCAAGAGCTGTTCTATCAAGAAAAGGTCaagctgtacaaatgacaacaGACCATGAGCCTAACAAGGAACGAGGTAGCATTGAGACCAGAGGTGGTTTTGTCTCTAACTTGCCAG GTGATGTGCCTAGAGTAAATGGACAACTTGCTGTTTCTCGTGCATTTGGAGACAGGAGTCTCAAGTCACATTTGCGATCAGACCCTGATGTACAGTATACTGACATAGATGTTGATACTGAGATTCTAATCCTTGCAAGTGATGGACTTTGGAAG GTAATGACTAATCAAGAGGCAGTGGATATTGCTAGAAGAACGAGAGACCCTCAGAAAGCAGCTAAGCAACTAACAGCTGAAGCATTAAAAAGAGATAGTAAAGATGATATATCTTGTGTTGTGGTTAAATTCAGATGA
- the LOC100797292 gene encoding probable protein phosphatase 2C 10 isoform X1 — MDKLCCFKASYSQDYSISVLVALQLVAARSSSSTGKGKNHEGSIKYGFSLVKGKANHPMEDYHVAKFAQIKDNELGLFAIYDGHLGDRVPAYLQKHLFTNILREEEFWEDPTLSISKAYESTDQEILSHSSDLGRGGSTAVTAILINGRRLWIANVGDSRAVLSRKGQAVQMTTDHEPNKERGSIETRGGFVSNLPGDVPRVNGQLAVSRAFGDRSLKSHLRSDPDVQYTDIDVDTEILILASDGLWKVMTNQEAVDIARRTRDPQKAAKQLTAEALKRDSKDDISCVVVKFR, encoded by the exons atgGACAAGTTGTGCTGTTTTAAGGCTTCATACTCTCAG GACTATTCAATTTCTGTGTTGGTTGCTTTACAGCTTGTAGCAGCACGTTCTTCCTCCAGCACTGGTAAGGGGAAAAATCATGAAGGCTCAATAAAGTATGGTTTCAGCCTTGTAAAAGGGAAAGCTAATCACCCAATGGAGGATTATCATGTTGCTAAGTTTGCACAGATAAAGGATAATGAATTGGGTTTATTTGCTATTTATGATGGTCACTTGGGTGACCGTGTGCCTGCCTACTTACAGAAACATTTGTTTACCAACATTTTGAGGGAG GAGGAATTTTGGGAGGACCCCACTCTTTCTATCTCAAAAGCATATGAGAGTACAGATCAGGAAATTCTATCACACAGTTCTGATCTTGGGCGTGGTGGATCAACGGCTGTAACTGCTATATTGATTAACGGACGAAGGTTATGGATAGCTAATGTTGGAGACTCAAGAGCTGTTCTATCAAGAAAAGGTCaagctgtacaaatgacaacaGACCATGAGCCTAACAAGGAACGAGGTAGCATTGAGACCAGAGGTGGTTTTGTCTCTAACTTGCCAG GTGATGTGCCTAGAGTAAATGGACAACTTGCTGTTTCTCGTGCATTTGGAGACAGGAGTCTCAAGTCACATTTGCGATCAGACCCTGATGTACAGTATACTGACATAGATGTTGATACTGAGATTCTAATCCTTGCAAGTGATGGACTTTGGAAG GTAATGACTAATCAAGAGGCAGTGGATATTGCTAGAAGAACGAGAGACCCTCAGAAAGCAGCTAAGCAACTAACAGCTGAAGCATTAAAAAGAGATAGTAAAGATGATATATCTTGTGTTGTGGTTAAATTCAGATGA